From Faecalicatena sp. Marseille-Q4148:
AAACAGGTATTGTACGAGCTGTCAGTTCTTTCTTTTTTTATTTATTTTGCTTCCCAACGTCCACTGGCACCGCAAGGGAGAACGAGGCCGTTAGAAGAAACCGGAAGTCCGATCTCCTGAGAGGTAACAGTGCCATGAAATCTTTTTAATTCGGTTGCAAGCATATAAGTCAGGACAGCCGGAGCAAGTCCTGTTGTGTAAGAGTTAATTAGAAAGAATAAAGGCTCATCGGAAAGAATCTTTGTGCAAAGCTTTACGAGAGGATGAATTGCATCCTCAATCTTCCAGATTTCACCTTTTGGACCGCGGCCGTAAGAAGGCGGATCCATGATGATAGCGTCATAATGATTGCCGCGGCGGATCTCACGCTCTACAAACTTCACACAGTCATCTACAAGCCATCGGATTGGAGCGTCAGACAAACCGGAAGAGGCGGCATTTTCTTTTGCCCATCCAACCATACCTTTTGAGGCATCCACATGTGTTACATGAGCGCCGGCCTTTGCTGCGGCTAAAGTTGCGCCGCCGGTATAGGCGAAAAGATTAAGTACTTTAACAGGACGTCCGGCGTTTCGGATCTTTTCAGAGAACCAGTCCCAGTTTGTCGCCTGTTCCGGGAATAGTCCGGTATGTTTAAAACTGAATGGTTTCAGGTTAAATGTCAGTTCTTTATAGTGAATCTGCCACTGCTGAGGAAGATCAAAGAATTCCCATTCGCCGCCGCCTTTCTGACTGCGGTGATAATGGCCGTTCATGTGCTTCCAACGGCGGTCTGTCTTTGGAGTATCCCAGATGACTTGCGGATCTGGGCGGACGAGAATATAATCGCCCCAGCGTTCTAATTTTTCACCTTTGGAAGAATCAATCACTTCGTAGTCCTTCCATCCGTCTGCTATCCACATAATTTATAATTCCTTTCTGTAAAACATCTTGTAAATTCATTTCTTTAATCGTTTCATTATAGCAATTTTTGCAGAAAAAAACAATTCCTCGTGCAGAAATCCCTTGAAATTGCTTCTTGAGAAACAAAAAGAGAAATGGAATGAATGTCAAAGATATGAGAAACGTGTGCAGCTTTATCTGGAAGGGAAACATCAATGGGATACAAAAACCGCTGTGATTATGGTCGTGAGGGGAGAAAAAACTTGATTTTCCCATAATATCCTGCTACACTTAAAAATATGCAGTTATAGATAAATCATATATATATATTATAAAAACCTATAACCGGACTTGTTTACCTAATACCCAAACAATGATAGAATATGTCTATAAGTGTAAAAGCTTTTTACGAATGAAAGGTGGGTAATTTATGATTACAGTAAATGCGATCGGAGATAACTGTCCGATTCCGGTAATTAAAACAAAAAAAGCAATGCAGGCGCTGACAGGACCTGAGACAATTGAAGTATTGGTTGATAATGAAATAGCAGTACAGAATGTAACGAAGATGGCTACAGCAAGCGGCGGAAAAGTGACATCAGAAAAAGTTGCAGAGAAAGAATTCAAAGTAACAATTGAGATGGAAGGCGCTCCGGCAGTTGAGGGCGAGGAAGAAGCTGTATGTACACCGGACAGAAGAGAAAATACGGTTGTTGTGATTTCTTCTGACAGAATGGGAAGCGGTAATGATGAGCTTGGTAAAGTACTGATCAAAGGATTTATCTTTGCAGTAACACAGCTTGATAAGCTTCCTAAGACAATGCTGTTTTACAATGGAGGCGCAACATTGACTGCAGAAGGTTCTGATTCTCTGGAAGACTTGAAGCATTTAGAGGCACAGGGCGTAGAGATTCTGACATGCGGTACATGTTTGAATTATTATGGAATGACAGACAAACTTCAGGTTGGATCTGTGACGAATATGTATTCAATTGTAGAGAAGATGGCCGGAGCAGACAAGATCATTCAGCCATAAGAGAATTCGCTAGATTTTATAGAAGTGAACGTCAGCGTCGGTTTACCGTTGTATTCCGGCGCTGTTTTGCGAAAAAGAATTTGTGAAGGAGAGAGAGTTATGATTCGCGATGTAAAATTAACACATATGACAAAAACAGCAGGATGAGCTGCGAAAGTAGGTCCTGAAACCCTTGCCCAGGTTCTGGGTAAGCTGCCTAAATTTGAAGATGAAAATCTTCTTGTTGGAATTGAAACTTCGGATGATGCGGCAATCTATAAAGTAACAGATGATATCGCGATGATTCAGACGGTTGACTTCTTTACTCCAATTGTGGATGATCCATATATGTTCGGACAGATTGCAGCAGCCAATTCCTTAAGTGATGTCTATGCCATGGGAGGAGTTCCGAAGGTGGCTTTGAATATTGTCGGCTTTCCGAATTGTCTTGACCCTTCTATTCTGGGAGATATTTTAAAAGGAGGCGCCGACAAAGTAAAAGAAGCAGGCGCTGTGCTTGTAGGCGGACATACGATTCAGGATGATGAACCGAAATACGGTCTTTGTGTATCCGGTTTTGTTCATCCGAAAAAAATCTTCAAGAATTACGGCTGCCGGCCGGGAGATGTGTTAATTCTGACAAAGCAGATCGGAAACGGAGTTGTGAACACAGCGATCAAAGCTGAGATGGCTTCTGACCGTGCAATCCGGGAAGCTGAGATTGTCATGTCTTCCCTGAATAGAAAAGCAAAAGAAGTTGTGGATAAATATCATGTGAATGCATGTACAGATATTACAGGATTCGGACTTCTCGGACACTGTGCGGAGATGGCGGTACCAAGTCATGTAACATTTGAACTCCATGTCAAAGATATCGCTTATTTTGAAGATGCGATTTCTTATGCGAAGATGGGACTTGTGCCGGAGGGAGCTTATAAAAACCGTAAACATGCAGGCTCTCATATTGATGTTGGAACAGTGGAAGAGCATTATATTGATCTGCTTTACGATCCGCAGACATCGGGAGGATTGCTGTTAAGTGTTCCAAAAGAAGAGGCAGATGCAGTGATGGAAGATTTTGAGAAAAAGCATATGGATACAAAAGTATCTATCATAGGACAGGTACTAGAAGAAGAGACAAACGGAAAGAATATTCGTTTAGTATAAGAAAAGAAAGAGTTGGAGAAGGGAATGAACAAAAACTTATTATACCGCAATATCCCTAAAGTGGATGTGTTATTAGAAGAAGAAAAGATACAGGAACTGATTGAACGTTACAGTTATGATACGGTAATTGAAGCTATTCGTCAGGAGCTTGACAGCCTGCGGGCATTTATTGGTAAATGTGAGTCAGAAGACGAAGCAAATCACAGATTATCTGTATTGCGGGAGCGGATAGCAGAAAATGTTGCCAGAATGCATCGACCGAATATGCGCAGTGTAGTAAATGCTACAGGGACGATTCTGCATACCAATCTTGGACGTGCGCCAATCGGAGAAAAACACATGAAACATGTGTTTGAGATTGCTACAGGATATTCCAATCTGGAATACAGTCTGGAAGAAGGCAAAAGAGGAGAGCGCTATTCTCACTTTGAGAAGCTGCTCTGTAAGCTGACAGGAGCGGAAGCAGCTATGGCTGTGAATAATAATGCGTCTTCGGTGCTGCTGATTTTAAGTACATTGGGAAAAGGCGGAGAAGTAGTTGTTTCCCGTGGAGAACTCGTGGAAATTGGTGGAAAATTCCGGGTTCCGGATGTAATGGAACAAAGCGGTGCGACACTTGTGGAAGTCGGTACTACGAATAAAACACATTATTCCGATTATGAAAATGCAATTACGGAAGAAACAAAAGCTCTTCTGAAAGTGCATACAAGTAACTATCGGATCGTTGGTTTTACAGAGAACGTATCAATTGCAGAGATGTCCGAAATTGCGAAAGCCCATGATCTTCCGTTAATTGAAGATATTGGAAGCGGAGTGCTTGTGGATCTGAGTAAATATGGTTTGACATATGAGCCGACAGTACAGGATTCTCTGAAGAATGGGGCGGATATTGTTTGCTTTAGTGGGGATAAGCTTCTTGGCGGACCGCAGGCAGGAATTATTGTAGGAAAGAAGAAATACATTGATCAGATGAAGAAGAACCAGCTAACAAGAGCGCTTCGAATCGATAAGTTTACGGCAGCTACACTGGAAGTTGTTCTTCAGGAATATCTCTCTGAAGAGAAAGCAATTAAAAATATTCCGGTACTTCGAATGATGACAGAGTCATTTGAAGATGTGGCGAAACGGGCACGCGGATTGAAACGGATGCTGCAGAATGCAGGAATTGACGCTGTGATTGAGACGGAACACTGTGAGTCACAGATTGGAGGCGGATCCCTTCCGCTAGAACGGATTCCGAGTATGGCGGTAACAATTAAAGCAAATGCGATCACAACAGAAGAACTGGAAGAGCGTATGCGCTGTCTTGAAGTTCCGGTGATCGGGCGTACCTTAAATGATAAAATTCTTTTGGATGCAAGAACGCTTGATGCGAAAGCATGCAAAACAATTGTACAGCAGTTTAAAGAGACGGGAATCTGCAACCGATAGCGGCAGATCAGCGTCTATTACAGATGAGAGGAACGATAAATCAGATGAAGCATATTATTATCGGAACAGCAGGTCATATTGATCATGGAAAGACAACGCTGATTAAAGCGCTGACCGGGCGCAATACAGACCGGTGGGAAGAAGAACAACGAAGAGGAATTACGATTGATCTTGGATTTACTTATTTTGATCTTCCATGCGGGGACAGAGTCGGAATCATTGATGTGCCGGGTCATGAGCGTTTTATTAATAACATGGTAGCCGGTGTTGTTGGGATGGATCTTGTTATGCTTGTTGTAGCAGCGGATGAAGGAATTATGCCGCAGACAAGAGAGCATATGGATATTCTCGGACTGCTTGGAATTGAGAAAAGCATTCTTGTAATTAATAAATGCGATCTTGTAGATGAAGAATGGCTTGAACTTGTAGAAGAAGAGATTAAAGAAGAATTGGAAGGAACATTTCTTGAACATGCTCCGGTTGTGAAGATTTCAGCTGCGACAGGTCAGGGAATCCCGGAACTGATCAGCACGATTGAAGAGCTGACCGCAGATGATGTGACAGAAAAAGATACACAGACGATTCCACGGCTTCCGATTGACCGGGCATTTTCCATATCCGGATTTGGAACAATTATTACAGGAACATTGCTTTCCGGAACGATTGCGAAAGATACATCGCTGATGATGTATCCGATTGGAAAAGAGTGTAAGATCCGCAGTATCCAGGTACATGGACAGGATGTAGATAAATGTTATGCAGGACAGAGAGTTGCCATTAATTTGTCAAATGTAAAGAAATCAGAATTAAAACGTGGATGTGTGCTTGCACCGCCAAACAGTATGAAAAATACAATGATGCTGGATGTAAAAATGAATGTGCTGCCGTCTTCTATGAGAATTCTGACAAATCACAGCCGTCTGCATCTGTTTACAGGAACGAGTGAGATTCTCTGTCGTGCGATTTTGCTCGATCAGGAGGAGTTAGGACCTGGAGAGAGCGGTTATGTGCAGCTTCGTCTGGAAGAAGAAATTGCTGTCAGACGAGGGGATAAATTCGTGGTACGCTTTTATTCACCGATGGAAACAATCGGAGGCGGTATGATACTGGAGCCAAATCCGGAGAAGAAAAAACGTTTCCAGGAAGACGCAATTGAAGAATTAAAGCAGAAAGAATCAGGTTCTTCAGCAGATGTTATTGCGCTTCATGCGAAGCAGCATGGAGATACGATGGTAACGCTCCAGGAGCTGGCAAAACTGACAGCACTTTCCATTGAAGAAGTGACGGAAGATGTTGAGGAATTAAAAGCAGAGGGAACGGTCTATACATTTGCGATGAAGAAAGATATTTATGTATGGCACCGGTCAGATGAAGTAGCGGGAACAGAAAAGATTCTCGGAACACTTGCAGAATATCATAAGAAATATCCGTATCGTCCTGGAATGAAAAAAGCAGAGATCCATATGACATTCTTCAAAAAGATTAAACAGAATGTATTTGATCTTTATATCGATATGTTGGCGGAGCAGGAGACTGTCAGACGTCATCAGGAGTTCTTGAGCCTGCCAACTTTTGAGATTCAAAAGGATGCAACGTATCAGAAAGCAGAGAAAATTATTTGCGATACATTCCAACAGGCAGCATATGATTTTGCAAAATTTTCTGAAATTGATTTCAAAGGAATCGACAGGGGCACTGCCGATGACATTATCATGGGAATGGTAGAGCGTCAGGAAGTAGTGAAACTGGCGGAGGATATGTATACGCTTTCGTCATTTGTGGAAAACGCAAAAGAAAAGATCATTGAGCGTCTGAAGGAAAACGGCGGTGTGATTACAATTGCAGAAGTGCGGGATATGTTTGGTACGAGCCGCAAAAGTGCAAAACCGCTTTTAGAATATATGGACAGCATTAAAGTAACGAAGAAAACCGGTGGAGAAAGTGAGAGGGTGGCATACTAATGAATTTGAAGCAGTTAGAGGCGTTTGTGCAGGTGGCGCAAAGCGGAAGCTTTTCAAAGGCCGCAAAGCAATTGTACCTGACACAGCCGACTGTCAGCGCGCATATTTCTTCTCTGGAGAAAGAGCTGGATGCGAGGCTGTTTGTGAGAAATACAAAGGAAGTAAGCCTTTCCGAAGACGGAAAAACATTATACAATTATGCAAAACAGATTATTGATCTGGAACACAAAATAGAAGAAACGTTCTGTGCAGACCAACAGGAAGAGAAGCAGGAAATTACAATTGCAGCATCGACCATTCCGGCGCAGTATCTTCTTCCGAAGATTCTGGCCAGATTTGTGGAAAAGTATCCGGAAGAGCAATTTCGGATTATTGAGACAGACAGCAGTCAGGTAGTAGAGCAGATTATTAAGCGGAGTGTTGATATCGGCTTTACCGGTACGGTGCTTGAGAAGAAACATTGTAAATATATTCCGTTTTATCGAGATGAACTTGTAGTCATTACTCCAAATACGGAGAAATACCGCAAAATTCAGGAAGAAGAGCAGGATTTCAGGTGGCTGCAAAATGAAGCGTTGATTTTAAGAGAAGAGGGTTCCGGAACGAGAAAAGAGGCGGCTAAACAGTTAAGGCAGCTTGGAATTGAACTGGATAGATTAAATATTGTGGCAAGTATTGGAAATCAGGAAACAATTAAAAAATCTGTACAGAATGGGATTGCGATTTCCATTATTTCCCGTCTTGCTGCGGAAGAAGAAACAAATTCAGGAAAATTATTGAGTTTTCCGATTCCGTCAAAAGATGGAGGAAGGGATCTGAATGTTGTATACAACAGAAACTTTCATTTAACTCATTCAGCGGAACGGTTTATCAAGATTGTAAAAGAAATCTATACAAAGAAAAAATAGGCGATGAGAAAGAAATGCGTTTTATAGTTTTTATCTATAAGGCGCATTTCTTTATTGTTCTTTTCTATTAGACTAAGCTATGGAAAGAGGCTATACTTGAATGGAAGAAGTTATAGAAAATTAATGATATACGAGGGATGAACATGATTTACTTAGATAATGCAGCAACGACGATGCATAAGCCGCAGGCCGTGATAGATGCAGTTGTGCAGGCAATGAACAGTCTTGGAAATGCAGGCCGCGGTGCCAATGAAGCATCGCTGAGTGCAGCCAGAATTATTTATGATACGAGGGACAGGCTGGCACAGCTTTTCCATGCGGAGAATGCAAAAAGAATCGCATTTACATGCAATTCGACAGAGAGTTTGAATATTGCAATTAAAGGAAGTCTCAATCCGGGCGACCATGCTATTACAACAGCGCTGGAGCACAATTCTGTATTGCGGCCATTGTATGAGATGCAAGAGCAGGGCGTGGAATTAACTGTGATCGAGAGTGATAAAAGAGGACGCATCTGTTACGAAGATTTTGAGAAGGCAATCCGTCCGGAGACAAAAGTGATTGTCTGTACCAATGGATCGAATCTGACAGGTAACAGAGTCGATCTTGAGAGAGTCGGAAAGATTGCGGAAGATCATGGCATCCGCTTTATTGTAGATGCATCACAGACTGCAGGAGTATTTGAGATTGATGTACAGAAGATGCACATCGATATTCTTTGCTTTACAGGACATAAAGGACTTCTGGGACCTCAGGGAACAGGCGGAATCTATGTTCGGGAAGGAATTGAACTGCGTCCGCTCAAAAGCGGTGGAAGCGGTGTAGATACATATAATACGCACCATCCTGCAGAGATGCCGACTGCACTTGAGGCAGGGACATTGAACGGACACGGAATTGCCGGATTAGGCGCAGGTGTGAAATATATTATGGATACCGGCATGGAGCATATCCGTGAGACAGAACAGCATTATATGTGGAAGTTTTACAATGGGGTAAAGGATATTCCAGGTGTAAAAATATACGGTGATTTTGAAACAGAGGATCGCTGTCCGATCGTTACTCTGAATATTGCTGATTATGATTCTTCTGAAGTGAGCGATGAGCTCCTTATGACATATGGTATTTCTACAAGACCGGGAGCGCATTGCGCACCGCTTATGCACAAAGCTCTTGGAACAGTAGATCAGGGAGCAGTCAGATTCAGCTTCTCGCATTTTAATACGGAAGAAGAAATTGATGCTGCAATTGCAGCCATCAGAGAATTGGCAGAAGAGGAGTAAGAGGAGGAAATTACAATGAATTTATCTGATTCAAAGAAAAAACTGGCGTTTGCCGGCATTCTTTGCGGTATTGTAGCGGCGGTACTGGCAGTGCTTGGCAATCCTGGAAACATGGCATTTTGTATTGCTTGTTTCATTCGTGATACTGCAGGTGCAATGAAGATGCACAGTGCAGCAGTTGTACAGTATGCAAGACCGGAGACAATCGGTATTGTGCTTGGAGCATTTGCAATTTCTGTTGCAACGAAAGAATATCGTTCATCAGGTGGTTCTTCACCGATGACACGTTTTGTGCTTGGTATGATCATTATGATCGGTTCGTTAGTATTCTTAGGTTGTCCGCTCCGTATGGTAATCCGTATGTCAGCCGGAGATTTGAATGCTTGGGTTGCTCTGATCGGATTTGTCGGCGGTGTTGCGACAGGAGCATTCTTCTTGAAGAAAGGCTTTAGCCTCGGAAGAGCATACGAAACGAATGCAATGAGCGGCGCGGTACTTCCAGTCATCGTGCTTGGAATTCTTGCAGTCAGTGTTGGAACAACTTTATTTGCAGTCAGCGAAAAAGGCCCGGGAAGTATGCATGCTCCGATCATCGCATCATTGATCGGCGGAATTATTTTCGGTGTGCTTGCTCAGAAGTCAAGAATGTGTTTTGCGGGAAGTATCCGTGATATTATTTTAATGAAGAGTTTCGATTTAATTTCAGTGATTGCCGGATTATTTGTGGTAATGCTTGTATTTAATATCGCAACAGGCGGATTCCATCTTGGATTTGCCGGTCAGCCGATCGCACATTCTCAGCATTTATGGAACATTCTCGGTATGTATGCAGTTGGTTTCGCCGCTGTTCTCGCAGGGGGATGTCCGCTTCGTCAGTTAGTACTGGCAGGACAGGGTTCTTCTGATGCAGGAATAACAGTACTTGGACTTTTTATAGGAGCAGCACTGGCACATAATCTGGGACTTGCTTCCGCAGCAGCTTCTGCAGCAACAGCAGATGCACCGGCAGTAGCAGGAGGTCCATCTATCTACGGAAAAGCAGCTGTTATTATTTGTATTGTAGTTTGCTTTATTATTGCGGCAGGTAACAAACGTAAAGCGGCAAAATAAATCCGGGGAGCAGTATATTGAAAGTAAGAAGATAGCTTTTGAATGATGCTTGAAGAGTAATAGGAATTATGGTATTCTGGAAAGGCAGGTAAAATATTATGAAGGAAGTAGATGCAAGAGGTCTTTCTTGTCCGGAACCGTTAATGCTGACAGCAGAAGCGCTGAATAGCACAAAAGGTCCGGTAAAAGTTCTGGTAAGTGAAGCGCACCAGAAAACAAATGTTGAAAAATATGCCAAAGATCACGGCAAGAAAACAACCGTAAGAGAGATCGGTTCTGAATTCGAAATTGTAATTGAGTAGTTATGAGAAAGAAAGAATTAAAACTGGTTGTAACATTCCATACAACGGCAGACGCAATGGCGATGGAAAAAGCATGTAAAGAACACGATGTTCCGGGAAGACTGATTCCGGTTCCGAGAAGTATTTCCGCAGGGTGCGGACTGTCCTGGTGTGCAGATCTTACAGATCGTGAAACAATTCAGGATATGATGAAAAATGTTGGAATTGAAGAAGAAGACATGCACGAATGTATGGTGTAAGAAGAGGTAAAGAGCTATCACTTATGTGGTAGCTCTTTGTAATGTCCAATGTTTTATCAATCCTGTATAGATTTTTTATTGTGATTCCGAAACATTTGGACTATAATAAGACAATAGGATTCATAGTAAGATAAAAAATAAGATAAATAATTACAGGAGTGATATACATATGATAAAGGTTCAGGAATACAGAGGACATATCCGTAACTGGAAAGCATTATGTACAGAGCTGGAAATTGACAGTACACTTTCCAGGGAGAAGAAAGAGGAACAGATTTTAATCAGAGCGTATGAGACATGGGGCTATGAGATGGCAAAGCACCTGTATGGAATGTTTGCGTTTGCCTTATGGGACGACAGAGAAAAGAAGCTGTTCTGTGTAAGAGATCAGTTTGGAACAAAGCCGTTCTATTATTACGAAACGGCAGATGGAAAGCTGCTTTACGGAACGATGATTCGCAGTATTATTGAACAGCCGGGATTTGTGAAAGAATTAAATGAAGAAATGCTGCAGTTGTATTTGAGTCTGACATATGTTGCTGGAGAGAATACATTTTTCAGAGGACTGAAGAAACTGCTGCCGGGACGTTATCTTGTATGGCAGGAAGGAAGATTGACAGTTGAGCGTTACTGGAAACCGGAATTTCATCCGGATGAGAGTAAGACACTGGAAGAATGGGCAGATGAGATCCACGATACAGTGAAAGAGGTAATGGCTGAAGTCAAGACAGAAGATGAGACAGCAGAATCATTTCTGTCAGGCGGTGTAGATTCTTCTTATGTCCTTGCAATGTCCGATGCCGAAACCGCGGATACATGCGGATATGAAGAAGAGCGGTTTGATGAATCTGTACTTGCAGTAGAGACGGCAAAACTGCTTGGAAAGAACATTGAGCGCTCAGTGATTACACCGGAGCAGTATTTTGCAATTGTACCGTATGTAATGTATAATATGGAGCAGCCGCTTGGAGATGCATCGGCAATCGTATTTGCGCTTGGATGTCAGGCAACAGCAAAACATACAAAGCTGTGTTACTCAGGAGAAGGTGCGGATGAATTTTTCGGTGGTTATAATATGTACCGCAATGCAGAACGCTATGGGGAGAATTTAAAGACGTTCTATGTTGGCAATACAAACATCATGAAAGAAGAAGAGAAGAAAAAGATTCTGAAGAAATACGATCCGGATGTTCTTCCGATTGAACTTGCGGCAGGTATTTATGAAGAAACAGAAGGACTGGATCCTCTTACGAAAATGTCAGATGTAGATATTCAGATCTGGCTGGAGGGAGATATTTATCTGAATGTGGATAAGATGAGTGAGGCAGCAGGGCTCGAAATCAGGATGCCGCTCACAGATCTTCGAATCTTTGATATCGCATCAAGAATGCCGTCAAGATATAAAGTCAACGAAGAACAGAATAAAGTTGCACTCCGCACTGCCGCAAGAAAAGTGCTTCCGGAGGAAATCGCATTCCGCAAGAAGCTTGGCTTTATCGTACCAATCAGAATCTGGATGGCAGATGACCGCTACAATCAGGATGTGCGCGAGAAATTCCACAGCGAGATGGCGGCAAAATTCTTCAATCTTGATGAGATCAATGCGATCTTTGATGATTATGTTGGCGGAAATTCGGATAACTGGAGAAAAGTGTGGACAATTTATACATTCCTTGTGTGGTATGAGGAATACTTTGTAAAACGTTAAAATGTAATGTAAATAAAAGGAAATCGTATTTGGCAACACCCACTAAGAAAGTTTTTTTGGGTAAGTACGGTGTAACTTAGTAAAATGGGTTACACCGTATTTTTTTGTCCTAATGCTATGAAACGGAATTCCTGCCGATTTGCCCGTATTTCTTCCATTTTTCCCTTTTGTCTCTGACAAGACTGAACTGTTACAATATTTTTTCGGAGGATGGGAAAGACTATTTAATTTTAAATGGAACTTAATTGATATTCTAATTACTTTTAGCGTACAATTTTAAAATAATGTCTACATATAGTTGTTTTTCTTTTCGAAACTATATGATATAATAATTGTGTATATTATTTATTTCTAGTGTGCGGAAAGTTGGTGTCTGTTTGAGTAAAAAAGAAATTTTAAAAACGGTAATTGAAAATAACGGCGGCATTGCAAAAACTTCAGATTTTGCTGCTAATGGGATAAATAAATACGAGGTAGCAGTTTTTTGTAAAGAAGGAATCATTGAAAGAATTCGCAGAGGATTTTATCAGCTTCCCCAAAGTAAAAATATCACAGAAGAACAGCTTATACGGGAACTTCTTCCGCAGGGAATTATTTGTGTGGAGTCTGCTTTGTTTCACTATGGATATAGTGATTTTTCTCCCCGCAAATGGTCGATTGCTGTGCCGAGAACAGCGTCCCGTGCTGTAAAGAACATTGAAGAATTTACGATGAAGGCTTATTATATTCAAAAGGAATTTTTAGACATAGGTAAGTCCACAAGCAATTTTAATGGTGTAATATTACCTGTGTATGACCGTGAGCGAACAATATGCGATTGCTTTAAGTACCGCACAAAACTTGACAACGAAATTTTTAATAAGGCTGTCAATGCCTATGCTGCTGACGAAAAAAAGAAGCTTGCAAATTTGTCTAAATATGCAAAGGAAATGAAGCTTTATACAAAGGTTATGAATGTAATGGAGGTGCTGCTTAATGGCTGATATAGCTGCGTCCGTGTTGGCGCGACTTAAGAATAAAGCTGCTGAAAGTGGAAGAAGTTATCAACTCTGTTTACAGCTCTTTTGCCAAGAGGAATTTTTGCGGCGTTTGGGAAGATCCAAGTATGCTGAGAACCTCGTGTTAAAAGGAGGCCTGTTCCTCTATTCGCTTACTGACTTTGATAGCCGAGTAACAGTTGATGTAGATTTTTTGCTTCGAAAAATACCCAATACACCGGAACAGTTAAAGAGTATACTTGAGGAAATTATTGCAGTTCAAACAGGTAATGCTTTTGTGACCTTTGAGATAAAAGATATTGCACCTATTGCTGTTGCGAAGAAATATGCCGGTATAGGAGTTTCAATGGTCGCTCATATTAAAAATACTCGCACACCTTTTTGTATTGATTTTGGTGTTGGTGATATCATTGTGCCAAAGCAGGAAAAAAGAAAAATCCCTACTCAGCTTGATGATTTTGTTGCACCGACAATTAATACTTATTCCATTGAAACGACTGTTGCTGAAAAAATTGACGCAATCCTCAGCCTGATGGAGTTTTCCAGCCGGATGAAAGACTATTACGATATTTATTATCTTGCTAATAAATTTGATTTTGACGGCAAGATACTGTCTGAAGCTCTTAGGAAAACCTTTGCAAACAGAGAACACAATTTTACGGTGGCACAGTTTGAACAGGTTATGACTTTTGATAGTGATAGCGCTATGCAGAAAAAGTGGAAGGCATTTATCCGTAAGATAGATAC
This genomic window contains:
- a CDS encoding LysR family transcriptional regulator encodes the protein MNLKQLEAFVQVAQSGSFSKAAKQLYLTQPTVSAHISSLEKELDARLFVRNTKEVSLSEDGKTLYNYAKQIIDLEHKIEETFCADQQEEKQEITIAASTIPAQYLLPKILARFVEKYPEEQFRIIETDSSQVVEQIIKRSVDIGFTGTVLEKKHCKYIPFYRDELVVITPNTEKYRKIQEEEQDFRWLQNEALILREEGSGTRKEAAKQLRQLGIELDRLNIVASIGNQETIKKSVQNGIAISIISRLAAEEETNSGKLLSFPIPSKDGGRDLNVVYNRNFHLTHSAERFIKIVKEIYTKKK
- a CDS encoding aminotransferase class V-fold PLP-dependent enzyme, with protein sequence MIYLDNAATTMHKPQAVIDAVVQAMNSLGNAGRGANEASLSAARIIYDTRDRLAQLFHAENAKRIAFTCNSTESLNIAIKGSLNPGDHAITTALEHNSVLRPLYEMQEQGVELTVIESDKRGRICYEDFEKAIRPETKVIVCTNGSNLTGNRVDLERVGKIAEDHGIRFIVDASQTAGVFEIDVQKMHIDILCFTGHKGLLGPQGTGGIYVREGIELRPLKSGGSGVDTYNTHHPAEMPTALEAGTLNGHGIAGLGAGVKYIMDTGMEHIRETEQHYMWKFYNGVKDIPGVKIYGDFETEDRCPIVTLNIADYDSSEVSDELLMTYGISTRPGAHCAPLMHKALGTVDQGAVRFSFSHFNTEEEIDAAIAAIRELAEEE
- a CDS encoding YedE-related selenium metabolism membrane protein, translated to MNLSDSKKKLAFAGILCGIVAAVLAVLGNPGNMAFCIACFIRDTAGAMKMHSAAVVQYARPETIGIVLGAFAISVATKEYRSSGGSSPMTRFVLGMIIMIGSLVFLGCPLRMVIRMSAGDLNAWVALIGFVGGVATGAFFLKKGFSLGRAYETNAMSGAVLPVIVLGILAVSVGTTLFAVSEKGPGSMHAPIIASLIGGIIFGVLAQKSRMCFAGSIRDIILMKSFDLISVIAGLFVVMLVFNIATGGFHLGFAGQPIAHSQHLWNILGMYAVGFAAVLAGGCPLRQLVLAGQGSSDAGITVLGLFIGAALAHNLGLASAAASAATADAPAVAGGPSIYGKAAVIICIVVCFIIAAGNKRKAAK
- a CDS encoding sulfurtransferase TusA family protein produces the protein MKEVDARGLSCPEPLMLTAEALNSTKGPVKVLVSEAHQKTNVEKYAKDHGKKTTVREIGSEFEIVIE
- a CDS encoding DUF3343 domain-containing protein; amino-acid sequence: MRKKELKLVVTFHTTADAMAMEKACKEHDVPGRLIPVPRSISAGCGLSWCADLTDRETIQDMMKNVGIEEEDMHECMV
- the asnB gene encoding asparagine synthase (glutamine-hydrolyzing), which encodes MIKVQEYRGHIRNWKALCTELEIDSTLSREKKEEQILIRAYETWGYEMAKHLYGMFAFALWDDREKKLFCVRDQFGTKPFYYYETADGKLLYGTMIRSIIEQPGFVKELNEEMLQLYLSLTYVAGENTFFRGLKKLLPGRYLVWQEGRLTVERYWKPEFHPDESKTLEEWADEIHDTVKEVMAEVKTEDETAESFLSGGVDSSYVLAMSDAETADTCGYEEERFDESVLAVETAKLLGKNIERSVITPEQYFAIVPYVMYNMEQPLGDASAIVFALGCQATAKHTKLCYSGEGADEFFGGYNMYRNAERYGENLKTFYVGNTNIMKEEEKKKILKKYDPDVLPIELAAGIYEETEGLDPLTKMSDVDIQIWLEGDIYLNVDKMSEAAGLEIRMPLTDLRIFDIASRMPSRYKVNEEQNKVALRTAARKVLPEEIAFRKKLGFIVPIRIWMADDRYNQDVREKFHSEMAAKFFNLDEINAIFDDYVGGNSDNWRKVWTIYTFLVWYEEYFVKR
- a CDS encoding type IV toxin-antitoxin system AbiEi family antitoxin domain-containing protein, giving the protein MSKKEILKTVIENNGGIAKTSDFAANGINKYEVAVFCKEGIIERIRRGFYQLPQSKNITEEQLIRELLPQGIICVESALFHYGYSDFSPRKWSIAVPRTASRAVKNIEEFTMKAYYIQKEFLDIGKSTSNFNGVILPVYDRERTICDCFKYRTKLDNEIFNKAVNAYAADEKKKLANLSKYAKEMKLYTKVMNVMEVLLNG